In Mustela nigripes isolate SB6536 chromosome 10, MUSNIG.SB6536, whole genome shotgun sequence, one DNA window encodes the following:
- the TMEM63A gene encoding CSC1-like protein 1 isoform X1 yields MTGPRSLERWQSEVVSLRGRLGLGDQPNDSYCYNSAKNSTVLQGATLGGVPTVLLIDVICFLCLISVFTIIRRRFWDYGRIALVSEVDSESRFQRLSSSSSLGQQDFESELGCCPWLTAIFRLHDDQILEWCGEDAIHYLSFQRHIIFLLVVVSCLSLCVILPVNLSGDLLDKDPYSFGRTTIANLQTNTHGRWCSPPHTPSDDLLWLHTIFAVLYLILTVGFMRHHTQSIWYKEESLVRRTLFITGLPRDTKKETVENHFRDAYPTCEVLDVQLCYNVARLLSLCRERKKTEKSLSYYTSLRAKTGQWTLINPRPCGQFCCCEVPGCEWEDAIAYYTRLKDRLTERIMEEERRVQERPLGMAFVTFQEKSMATYILKDFNACKCQSLRCKGEPQPSSCSGELRTSKWTVAFATYPEDICWKNLSIQGFRWWFQWLGINFTLFVGLFFLTTPSIILSTIDKFNVTKPIHELNDPIISQFFPTLLLWSFSALLPTVVYYSTLLESHWTKSGENRIMMSKVYIFLIFMVLILPSLGLTSLDFFFRWLFDKTSSEGYIRLECVFLPDQGAFFVNYVIASAFIGNGMELLRLPGLVLYTFRMFMAKTAADRRNVKQTQAFQYEFGAMYAWVLCVFTVIMAYSITCPIIAPFGLIYILLKHMVDRHNLYFAYLPAKLEKRIHLAAVNQALAAPILCLFWLCFFSFLRLGLRTPLTLFTLLVVLLTILVCVAYTCFGCFKHLSPLNYRTEDSASDRGSEADAPRPAAFTPYVPRILSGLSSERTALSPQQQQTYGAIHSISETVPGPRGQ; encoded by the exons ATGACCGGCCCCCGGTCCCTGGAGCGGTGGCAGTCCGAGGTGGTGTCCCTGCGTGGGCGGCTGGGCCTCGGAGACCAGCCCAACGACTCCTACTGCTACAACTCAGCCAAGAACAGCACTGTGCTGCAGGGGGCCACCTTGGGAGGCGTCCCCACCGTCCTGCTCATAGACGTCATTTGCTTCCTG tgTTTAATTTCGGTGTTTACCATCATAAGAAGGAGATTCTGGGATTATGGCCGCATTGCACTGGTGTCGGAAGTTGACAG TGAGTCCAGATTCCAGAGATTATCTTCATCTTCCTCTTTGGGGCAACAAGATTTTGAAAGCGAGCTG GGATGCTGCCCCTGGCTGACCGCCATCTTCCGCCTGCA CGATGACCAGATCCTGGAGTGGTGTGGGGAGGACGCCATCCACTACCTGTCCTTCCAGAGACACATCATCTTCCTGCTGGTGGTGGTCAGCTGCTTGTCCCTGTGCGTCATCCTGCCTGTCAACCTCTCGGGCGACTTGCTGG ACAAAGACCCTTACAGTTTTGGGAGGACAACGATAGCAAACCTGCAGACCAA CACTCACGGCAGGTGGTGCTCCCCGCCGCACACCCCCAGCGATGACCTTCTGTGGCTGCACACCATCTTCGCTGTCCTCTACCTCATCCTCACCGTGGGCTTCATgcggcaccacacccagtccatCTGGTACAAGGAAGAGAGCCTG GTGAGGCGGACCCTGTTCATCACAGGCCTCCCGAGAGACACCAAGAAGGAGACCGTGGAGAACCACTTCCG GGACGCGTATCCCACATGTGAGGTGTTGGACGTCCAGCTGTGCTACAACGTGGCCAGACTGCTGTCCCTGTGCAGGGAGAG gaagaagacagagaagagccTGAGCTATTACACGAGCCTACGAGCAAAGACAGGCCAGTGGACCCTGATCAACCCCAGGCCCTGTGGCCAGTTCTGCTGCTGCGAAGTGCCCGGCTGTGAGTGG GAGGATGCCATCGCTTACTACACGCGTCTGAAGGACAGGCTGACCGAGAGGATCATGGAGGAGGAGCGCCGGGTCCAGGAGAGGCCACTGGGGATGGCCTTTGTCACCTTCCAGGAGAAGTCCATGGCCACTTA CATCCTGAAGGACTTCAATGCCTGTAAGTGTCAGAGCCTGCGGTGCAAAGGCGAGCCCCAGCCGTCCTCCTGCAGCGGGGAGCTCCGCACCTCCAAATGGACAGTGGCTTTTGCCACTTACCCCGAGGACATCTGCTG GAAGAACCTGTCCATCCAGGGCTTCCGCTGGTGGTTCCAGTGGCTGGGTATCAACTTCACGCTCTTCGTGGGACTGTTTTTCCTGACCACGCCCTCCATCATCCTGTCCACCATAGACAAGTTCAATGTCACCAAACCCATCCACGAGCTGAAC GACCCCATCATTAGCCAGTTCTTCCCGACCCTCCTGCTCTGGTCCTTctcagccctgctccccaccGTCGTGTACTATTCCACACTGCTGGAGTCTCACTGGACCAA GTCTGGAGAGAACCGGATCATGATGTCAAAAGTCTACATATTTTTGATCTTCATGGTGCTGATCCTGCCTTCCCTGGGCCTCACCAG tctgGACTTTTTCTTCCGGTGGCTCTTTGACAAAACTTCCTCAGAAGGCTACATCAGGCTGGA GTGCGTCTTCCTGCCTGACCAGGGTGCCTTCTTCGTGAACTACGTCATCGCCTCGGCCTTCATCGGCAACGGGATGGAGCTGCTCCGGCTGCCAGGCCTGGTGCTCTACACCTTCCGCATGTTCATGGCCAAGACGGCAGCCGACCGCAGGAATGTCAAGCAG ACCCAGGCCTTCCAGTACGAGTTCGGCGCCATGTACGCGTGGGTGCTGTGTGTCTTCACGGTCATCATGGCCTACAGCATCACCTGCCCCATTATCGCACCCTTCG GCCTCATCTACATCCTGCTCAAGCACATGGTGGACCGGCACAACCTCTACTTTGCCTACCTCCCGGCCAAGCTAGAGAAGAGGATCCACCTGGCAGCCGTGAACCAGGCTCTGGCTGCGCCcatcctctgcctcttctggctctgtttcttctccttcctgcGCCTGG GTCTGAGGACCCCCCTCACCCTGTTTACGCTCCTGGTCGTGCTGCTCACCATCTTGGTCTGCGTGGCCTACACCTGCTTCGGATGTTTCAAgcacctcagcccactgaactaCAGG ACGGAGGACTCTGCCAGTGACAGAGGAAGTGAGGCAGATGCCCCCAGGCCAGCAGCCTTCACG CCCTACGTGCCCCGGATTCTGAGCGGCCTGTCCTCAGAGAGGACAGCCCTGTCCCCGCAGCAGCAGCAGACCTATGGCGCCATCCACAGCATCAGCGAGACTGTCCCAGGGCCCCGGGGACAGTGA
- the TMEM63A gene encoding CSC1-like protein 1 isoform X2, translated as MTGPRSLERWQSEVVSLRGRLGLGDQPNDSYCYNSAKNSTVLQGATLGGVPTVLLIDVICFLCLISVFTIIRRRFWDYGRIALVSEVDSESRFQRLSSSSSLGQQDFESELGCCPWLTAIFRLHDDQILEWCGEDAIHYLSFQRHIIFLLVVVSCLSLCVILPVNLSGDLLDKDPYSFGRTTIANLQTKWCSPPHTPSDDLLWLHTIFAVLYLILTVGFMRHHTQSIWYKEESLVRRTLFITGLPRDTKKETVENHFRDAYPTCEVLDVQLCYNVARLLSLCRERKKTEKSLSYYTSLRAKTGQWTLINPRPCGQFCCCEVPGCEWEDAIAYYTRLKDRLTERIMEEERRVQERPLGMAFVTFQEKSMATYILKDFNACKCQSLRCKGEPQPSSCSGELRTSKWTVAFATYPEDICWKNLSIQGFRWWFQWLGINFTLFVGLFFLTTPSIILSTIDKFNVTKPIHELNDPIISQFFPTLLLWSFSALLPTVVYYSTLLESHWTKSGENRIMMSKVYIFLIFMVLILPSLGLTSLDFFFRWLFDKTSSEGYIRLECVFLPDQGAFFVNYVIASAFIGNGMELLRLPGLVLYTFRMFMAKTAADRRNVKQTQAFQYEFGAMYAWVLCVFTVIMAYSITCPIIAPFGLIYILLKHMVDRHNLYFAYLPAKLEKRIHLAAVNQALAAPILCLFWLCFFSFLRLGLRTPLTLFTLLVVLLTILVCVAYTCFGCFKHLSPLNYRTEDSASDRGSEADAPRPAAFTPYVPRILSGLSSERTALSPQQQQTYGAIHSISETVPGPRGQ; from the exons ATGACCGGCCCCCGGTCCCTGGAGCGGTGGCAGTCCGAGGTGGTGTCCCTGCGTGGGCGGCTGGGCCTCGGAGACCAGCCCAACGACTCCTACTGCTACAACTCAGCCAAGAACAGCACTGTGCTGCAGGGGGCCACCTTGGGAGGCGTCCCCACCGTCCTGCTCATAGACGTCATTTGCTTCCTG tgTTTAATTTCGGTGTTTACCATCATAAGAAGGAGATTCTGGGATTATGGCCGCATTGCACTGGTGTCGGAAGTTGACAG TGAGTCCAGATTCCAGAGATTATCTTCATCTTCCTCTTTGGGGCAACAAGATTTTGAAAGCGAGCTG GGATGCTGCCCCTGGCTGACCGCCATCTTCCGCCTGCA CGATGACCAGATCCTGGAGTGGTGTGGGGAGGACGCCATCCACTACCTGTCCTTCCAGAGACACATCATCTTCCTGCTGGTGGTGGTCAGCTGCTTGTCCCTGTGCGTCATCCTGCCTGTCAACCTCTCGGGCGACTTGCTGG ACAAAGACCCTTACAGTTTTGGGAGGACAACGATAGCAAACCTGCAGACCAA GTGGTGCTCCCCGCCGCACACCCCCAGCGATGACCTTCTGTGGCTGCACACCATCTTCGCTGTCCTCTACCTCATCCTCACCGTGGGCTTCATgcggcaccacacccagtccatCTGGTACAAGGAAGAGAGCCTG GTGAGGCGGACCCTGTTCATCACAGGCCTCCCGAGAGACACCAAGAAGGAGACCGTGGAGAACCACTTCCG GGACGCGTATCCCACATGTGAGGTGTTGGACGTCCAGCTGTGCTACAACGTGGCCAGACTGCTGTCCCTGTGCAGGGAGAG gaagaagacagagaagagccTGAGCTATTACACGAGCCTACGAGCAAAGACAGGCCAGTGGACCCTGATCAACCCCAGGCCCTGTGGCCAGTTCTGCTGCTGCGAAGTGCCCGGCTGTGAGTGG GAGGATGCCATCGCTTACTACACGCGTCTGAAGGACAGGCTGACCGAGAGGATCATGGAGGAGGAGCGCCGGGTCCAGGAGAGGCCACTGGGGATGGCCTTTGTCACCTTCCAGGAGAAGTCCATGGCCACTTA CATCCTGAAGGACTTCAATGCCTGTAAGTGTCAGAGCCTGCGGTGCAAAGGCGAGCCCCAGCCGTCCTCCTGCAGCGGGGAGCTCCGCACCTCCAAATGGACAGTGGCTTTTGCCACTTACCCCGAGGACATCTGCTG GAAGAACCTGTCCATCCAGGGCTTCCGCTGGTGGTTCCAGTGGCTGGGTATCAACTTCACGCTCTTCGTGGGACTGTTTTTCCTGACCACGCCCTCCATCATCCTGTCCACCATAGACAAGTTCAATGTCACCAAACCCATCCACGAGCTGAAC GACCCCATCATTAGCCAGTTCTTCCCGACCCTCCTGCTCTGGTCCTTctcagccctgctccccaccGTCGTGTACTATTCCACACTGCTGGAGTCTCACTGGACCAA GTCTGGAGAGAACCGGATCATGATGTCAAAAGTCTACATATTTTTGATCTTCATGGTGCTGATCCTGCCTTCCCTGGGCCTCACCAG tctgGACTTTTTCTTCCGGTGGCTCTTTGACAAAACTTCCTCAGAAGGCTACATCAGGCTGGA GTGCGTCTTCCTGCCTGACCAGGGTGCCTTCTTCGTGAACTACGTCATCGCCTCGGCCTTCATCGGCAACGGGATGGAGCTGCTCCGGCTGCCAGGCCTGGTGCTCTACACCTTCCGCATGTTCATGGCCAAGACGGCAGCCGACCGCAGGAATGTCAAGCAG ACCCAGGCCTTCCAGTACGAGTTCGGCGCCATGTACGCGTGGGTGCTGTGTGTCTTCACGGTCATCATGGCCTACAGCATCACCTGCCCCATTATCGCACCCTTCG GCCTCATCTACATCCTGCTCAAGCACATGGTGGACCGGCACAACCTCTACTTTGCCTACCTCCCGGCCAAGCTAGAGAAGAGGATCCACCTGGCAGCCGTGAACCAGGCTCTGGCTGCGCCcatcctctgcctcttctggctctgtttcttctccttcctgcGCCTGG GTCTGAGGACCCCCCTCACCCTGTTTACGCTCCTGGTCGTGCTGCTCACCATCTTGGTCTGCGTGGCCTACACCTGCTTCGGATGTTTCAAgcacctcagcccactgaactaCAGG ACGGAGGACTCTGCCAGTGACAGAGGAAGTGAGGCAGATGCCCCCAGGCCAGCAGCCTTCACG CCCTACGTGCCCCGGATTCTGAGCGGCCTGTCCTCAGAGAGGACAGCCCTGTCCCCGCAGCAGCAGCAGACCTATGGCGCCATCCACAGCATCAGCGAGACTGTCCCAGGGCCCCGGGGACAGTGA
- the TMEM63A gene encoding CSC1-like protein 1 isoform X3, translating to MTGPRSLERWQSEVVSLRGRLGLGDQPNDSYCYNSAKNSTVLQGATLGGVPTVLLIDVICFLCLISVFTIIRRRFWDYGRIALVSEVDSESRFQRLSSSSSLGQQDFESELGCCPWLTAIFRLHDDQILEWCGEDAIHYLSFQRHIIFLLVVVSCLSLCVILPVNLSGDLLDKDPYSFGRTTIANLQTNDDLLWLHTIFAVLYLILTVGFMRHHTQSIWYKEESLVRRTLFITGLPRDTKKETVENHFRDAYPTCEVLDVQLCYNVARLLSLCRERKKTEKSLSYYTSLRAKTGQWTLINPRPCGQFCCCEVPGCEWEDAIAYYTRLKDRLTERIMEEERRVQERPLGMAFVTFQEKSMATYILKDFNACKCQSLRCKGEPQPSSCSGELRTSKWTVAFATYPEDICWKNLSIQGFRWWFQWLGINFTLFVGLFFLTTPSIILSTIDKFNVTKPIHELNDPIISQFFPTLLLWSFSALLPTVVYYSTLLESHWTKSGENRIMMSKVYIFLIFMVLILPSLGLTSLDFFFRWLFDKTSSEGYIRLECVFLPDQGAFFVNYVIASAFIGNGMELLRLPGLVLYTFRMFMAKTAADRRNVKQTQAFQYEFGAMYAWVLCVFTVIMAYSITCPIIAPFGLIYILLKHMVDRHNLYFAYLPAKLEKRIHLAAVNQALAAPILCLFWLCFFSFLRLGLRTPLTLFTLLVVLLTILVCVAYTCFGCFKHLSPLNYRTEDSASDRGSEADAPRPAAFTPYVPRILSGLSSERTALSPQQQQTYGAIHSISETVPGPRGQ from the exons ATGACCGGCCCCCGGTCCCTGGAGCGGTGGCAGTCCGAGGTGGTGTCCCTGCGTGGGCGGCTGGGCCTCGGAGACCAGCCCAACGACTCCTACTGCTACAACTCAGCCAAGAACAGCACTGTGCTGCAGGGGGCCACCTTGGGAGGCGTCCCCACCGTCCTGCTCATAGACGTCATTTGCTTCCTG tgTTTAATTTCGGTGTTTACCATCATAAGAAGGAGATTCTGGGATTATGGCCGCATTGCACTGGTGTCGGAAGTTGACAG TGAGTCCAGATTCCAGAGATTATCTTCATCTTCCTCTTTGGGGCAACAAGATTTTGAAAGCGAGCTG GGATGCTGCCCCTGGCTGACCGCCATCTTCCGCCTGCA CGATGACCAGATCCTGGAGTGGTGTGGGGAGGACGCCATCCACTACCTGTCCTTCCAGAGACACATCATCTTCCTGCTGGTGGTGGTCAGCTGCTTGTCCCTGTGCGTCATCCTGCCTGTCAACCTCTCGGGCGACTTGCTGG ACAAAGACCCTTACAGTTTTGGGAGGACAACGATAGCAAACCTGCAGACCAA CGATGACCTTCTGTGGCTGCACACCATCTTCGCTGTCCTCTACCTCATCCTCACCGTGGGCTTCATgcggcaccacacccagtccatCTGGTACAAGGAAGAGAGCCTG GTGAGGCGGACCCTGTTCATCACAGGCCTCCCGAGAGACACCAAGAAGGAGACCGTGGAGAACCACTTCCG GGACGCGTATCCCACATGTGAGGTGTTGGACGTCCAGCTGTGCTACAACGTGGCCAGACTGCTGTCCCTGTGCAGGGAGAG gaagaagacagagaagagccTGAGCTATTACACGAGCCTACGAGCAAAGACAGGCCAGTGGACCCTGATCAACCCCAGGCCCTGTGGCCAGTTCTGCTGCTGCGAAGTGCCCGGCTGTGAGTGG GAGGATGCCATCGCTTACTACACGCGTCTGAAGGACAGGCTGACCGAGAGGATCATGGAGGAGGAGCGCCGGGTCCAGGAGAGGCCACTGGGGATGGCCTTTGTCACCTTCCAGGAGAAGTCCATGGCCACTTA CATCCTGAAGGACTTCAATGCCTGTAAGTGTCAGAGCCTGCGGTGCAAAGGCGAGCCCCAGCCGTCCTCCTGCAGCGGGGAGCTCCGCACCTCCAAATGGACAGTGGCTTTTGCCACTTACCCCGAGGACATCTGCTG GAAGAACCTGTCCATCCAGGGCTTCCGCTGGTGGTTCCAGTGGCTGGGTATCAACTTCACGCTCTTCGTGGGACTGTTTTTCCTGACCACGCCCTCCATCATCCTGTCCACCATAGACAAGTTCAATGTCACCAAACCCATCCACGAGCTGAAC GACCCCATCATTAGCCAGTTCTTCCCGACCCTCCTGCTCTGGTCCTTctcagccctgctccccaccGTCGTGTACTATTCCACACTGCTGGAGTCTCACTGGACCAA GTCTGGAGAGAACCGGATCATGATGTCAAAAGTCTACATATTTTTGATCTTCATGGTGCTGATCCTGCCTTCCCTGGGCCTCACCAG tctgGACTTTTTCTTCCGGTGGCTCTTTGACAAAACTTCCTCAGAAGGCTACATCAGGCTGGA GTGCGTCTTCCTGCCTGACCAGGGTGCCTTCTTCGTGAACTACGTCATCGCCTCGGCCTTCATCGGCAACGGGATGGAGCTGCTCCGGCTGCCAGGCCTGGTGCTCTACACCTTCCGCATGTTCATGGCCAAGACGGCAGCCGACCGCAGGAATGTCAAGCAG ACCCAGGCCTTCCAGTACGAGTTCGGCGCCATGTACGCGTGGGTGCTGTGTGTCTTCACGGTCATCATGGCCTACAGCATCACCTGCCCCATTATCGCACCCTTCG GCCTCATCTACATCCTGCTCAAGCACATGGTGGACCGGCACAACCTCTACTTTGCCTACCTCCCGGCCAAGCTAGAGAAGAGGATCCACCTGGCAGCCGTGAACCAGGCTCTGGCTGCGCCcatcctctgcctcttctggctctgtttcttctccttcctgcGCCTGG GTCTGAGGACCCCCCTCACCCTGTTTACGCTCCTGGTCGTGCTGCTCACCATCTTGGTCTGCGTGGCCTACACCTGCTTCGGATGTTTCAAgcacctcagcccactgaactaCAGG ACGGAGGACTCTGCCAGTGACAGAGGAAGTGAGGCAGATGCCCCCAGGCCAGCAGCCTTCACG CCCTACGTGCCCCGGATTCTGAGCGGCCTGTCCTCAGAGAGGACAGCCCTGTCCCCGCAGCAGCAGCAGACCTATGGCGCCATCCACAGCATCAGCGAGACTGTCCCAGGGCCCCGGGGACAGTGA